From the genome of Xiphophorus hellerii strain 12219 chromosome 11, Xiphophorus_hellerii-4.1, whole genome shotgun sequence, one region includes:
- the dgat2 gene encoding diacylglycerol O-acyltransferase 2, translating into MKTILAAYSGVLKGTGSSILSSLQDLQSALWPCSSRMEKHLQVISVLQWVISFLAMGIACTLLLVYMFCTDCWLIAALYTAWLIVDWNTPKQGGRRSSWVRNWTVWTYFRDYFPVRLIKTHDLLPNRNYILGYHPHGIFCFGAFCNFGTEATGFSKKFPGIKPSLATLAGNFRLPVLRDYLMSGGICPVNRHSIDYLLSCNGTGNAVVIVVGGAAESLHSAPGMNSVTLKNRKGFVKLALQKGSDLVPVYSFGENDAYKQVIFEEGTCWRALQKRLQKMLGFAPCLFYGSAWGIVPFCNPITTIVGEPITVPKIEDPTEEMVELYHGMYVRSLLCLFDKYKTRFGLKESDILHIQ; encoded by the exons ATGAAGACGATCCTTGCTGCATATTCCGGAGTCCTGAAAG GCACCGGCTCCAGCATCCTCTCCTCCCTGCAGGATCTTCAGTCAGCGCTGTGGCCCTGCAGCTCCAGGATGGAAAAGCATCTGCAGGTCATCTCTGTGCTGCAGTGGGTCATCTCCTTCTTAGCCATgg GTATAGCCTGCACGCTGCTGTTGGTCTACATGTTCTGCACCGATTGCTGGCTGATTGCCGCCCTTTATACCGCCTGGCTCATCGTTGACTGGAACACCCCAAAACAAG GTGGCAGGAGATCTTCTTGGGTGAGGAACTGGACAGTATGGACGTATTTCAGAGACTACTTCCCCGTCAGG CTCATTAAAACCCATGATCTGCTCCCGAACCGGAACTACATATTGGGCTACCACCCTCATGGTATCTTCTGCTTTGGTGCTTTCTGCAACTTCGGGACGGAGGCGACGGGATTCTCCAAGAAATTTCCTGGGATCAAGCCATCCCTGGCGACCCTGGCAGGAAACTTCCGCTTGCCTGTCCTTCGAGACTACCTGATGTCTGGGG GTATCTGCCCAGTGAACAGGCACTCCATAGACTACCTGCTCTCCTGCAACGGGACGGGGAACGCTGTGGTCATCGTTGTCGGAGGAGCAGCAGAGTCTCTGCACAGTGCGCCCGGCATGAATTCTGTCACCCTGAAGAACCGCAAAGGCTTTGTAAAGCTGGCCCTGCAGAAAGG GTCCGACCTTGTTCCTGTGTACTCGTTTGGGGAGAACGACGCCTACAAGCAGGTGATCTTTGAGGAGGGGACCTGCTGGAGAGCTCTGCAGAAAAGGTTACAGAAGATGTTGGGTTTTGCCCCGTGCCTTTTCTACGGCAGCGCCTGGGGCATCGTGCCCTTCTGCAATCCCATCACCACAATAG TTGGGGAGCCGATCACAGTGCCTAAAATTGAAGACCCAACAGAAGAGATGGTGGAGCTGTACCATGGAATGTACGTCAGGTCTCTCCTGTGCCTTTTTGACAAGTACAAGACCCGCTTTGGTCTGAAAGAGAGCGACATCCTGCACATCCAGTGA